A window of Phyllopteryx taeniolatus isolate TA_2022b chromosome 19, UOR_Ptae_1.2, whole genome shotgun sequence contains these coding sequences:
- the st6galnac gene encoding alpha-N-acetylgalactosaminide alpha-2,6-sialyltransferase 2 isoform X1, with product MSAQRRLALAALSVASVLGVYFLSGNLETPLALSWSHLARGSLWSKPRDSEPRLQGNRTSPAPSPAVPCGPTPVGTTLAPAGVAPSHKNVSGKPTEPPFIGDAYASEDVPPQTDCPDGIRNRIPKSDFAGLFLNNVPVLQWSKHATADEYRRLRPFAGANGWGGLTFQTLSDALAALNRSANAAVFDDWKGRAGTSRCIRCAVVGNGGILRDSKKGEEIDRHHYVFRTNGAILAGFEEDVGVRSTHYTFSTNTLINSMRSYASAGYRGPPRSQETRYVFLPDHDRDYQMVKAAARRTLVEGGRERGKDPTAYFGKDVTATKLKMYHPDFVRYLRNRFLPSQTLKTKHKNIYRPSTGAVMLLAALHACDRVSAYGFMTPQYKDYSDHYYDNKYRPVGFFVNHDLMLEMNLWQRLHRAGLITLYMRS from the exons ATGTCTGCGCAGAGACGGTTGGCGCTGGCCGCCCTCAGCGTGGCCTCCGTGCTCGGCGTCTACTTCCTGTCCGGGAACCTGGAGACCCCCCTGGCGCTGTCCTGGTCCCACTTGGCTCGGGGGTCTTTGTGGAG TAAGCCGCGAGATTCTGAGCCGCGTCTCCAAGGAAACCGGACAAGCCCCGCCCCCTCACCGGCGGTACCGTGTGGCCCCACCCCCGTCGGTACTACGCTTGCGCCGGCCGGCGTCGCGCCCTCCCACAAAAACGTTTCCGGGAAGCCCACCGAGCCTCCCTTCATCGGAGACGCTTACGCCAGTGAAGACGTCCCGCCGCAAACC GACTGCCCTGACGGCATCCGGAACCGCATCCCAAAGTCGGACTTCGCCGGGCTGTTCCTGAACAACGTTCCGGTGCTGCAGTGGTCCAAACACGCCACGGCCGACGAATACCGCCGCCTGCGTCCGTTTGCGGGCGCAAATGGCTGGGGGGGCCTCACCTTCCAAA CGCTGTCGGACGCGCTGGCGGCGCTCAACCGGTCCGCCAACGCCGCCGTCTTTGACGACTGGAAGGGTCGCGCCGGAACCTCCCGCTGCATCCGCTGCGCCGTGGTCGGGAACGGCGGCATCCTGAGGGACTCCAAGAAGGGCGAGGAGATCGACCGGCACCACTACGTCTTCAG GACAAACGGCGCCATCTTGGCGGGCTTCGAGGAGGACGTGGGGGTCCGCAGCACCCACTACACCTTCTCCACCAACACGCTGATCAACTCCATGAGGAGCTACGCCTCCGCCGGCTACCGAGGGCCGCCGCGGTCTCAG GAAACGCGCTACGTCTTCCTGCCCGACCACGACCGCGACTACCAGATGGTGAAGGCGGCGGCCCGGCGGACCCTCGTCGAGGGAGGACGCGAGCGAGGCAAAGA TCCGACCGCGTACTTCGGCAAGGACGTGACGGCGACCAAGCTGAAGATGTACCATCCCGACTTCGTCCGCTACCTCAGAAACAG GTTCCTTCCGTCCCAAACCCTGAAAACCAAACACAAGAACATCTACCGGCCGTCGACCGGCGCCGTCATGCTACTGGCGGCGCTGCACGCGTGCGACCGCGTCAGCGCGTACGGCTTCATGACGCCGCAGTACAAAGATTACTCGGACCACTACTACGACAACAAGTACCGCCCCGTGGGATTCTTCGTCAACCACGACCTGATGCTGGAGATGAACCTGTGGCAGCGGCTGCACCGGGCGGGTCTCATCACACTCTACATGCGCTCCTGA
- the st6galnac gene encoding alpha-N-acetylgalactosaminide alpha-2,6-sialyltransferase 2 isoform X2, producing the protein MSAQRRLALAALSVASVLGVYFLSGNLETPLALSWSHLARGSLWSKPRDSEPRLQGNRTSPAPSPAVPCGPTPVGTTLAPAGVAPSHKNVSGKPTEPPFIGDAYASEDVPPQTDCPDGIRNRIPKSDFAGLFLNNVPVLQWSKHATADEYRRLRPFAGANGWGGLTFQTLSDALAALNRSANAAVFDDWKGRAGTSRCIRCAVVGNGGILRDSKKGEEIDRHHYVFRTNGAILAGFEEDVGVRSTHYTFSTNTLINSMRSYASAGYRGPPRSQETRYVFLPDHDRDYQMVKAAARRTLVEGGRERGKEFLPSQTLKTKHKNIYRPSTGAVMLLAALHACDRVSAYGFMTPQYKDYSDHYYDNKYRPVGFFVNHDLMLEMNLWQRLHRAGLITLYMRS; encoded by the exons ATGTCTGCGCAGAGACGGTTGGCGCTGGCCGCCCTCAGCGTGGCCTCCGTGCTCGGCGTCTACTTCCTGTCCGGGAACCTGGAGACCCCCCTGGCGCTGTCCTGGTCCCACTTGGCTCGGGGGTCTTTGTGGAG TAAGCCGCGAGATTCTGAGCCGCGTCTCCAAGGAAACCGGACAAGCCCCGCCCCCTCACCGGCGGTACCGTGTGGCCCCACCCCCGTCGGTACTACGCTTGCGCCGGCCGGCGTCGCGCCCTCCCACAAAAACGTTTCCGGGAAGCCCACCGAGCCTCCCTTCATCGGAGACGCTTACGCCAGTGAAGACGTCCCGCCGCAAACC GACTGCCCTGACGGCATCCGGAACCGCATCCCAAAGTCGGACTTCGCCGGGCTGTTCCTGAACAACGTTCCGGTGCTGCAGTGGTCCAAACACGCCACGGCCGACGAATACCGCCGCCTGCGTCCGTTTGCGGGCGCAAATGGCTGGGGGGGCCTCACCTTCCAAA CGCTGTCGGACGCGCTGGCGGCGCTCAACCGGTCCGCCAACGCCGCCGTCTTTGACGACTGGAAGGGTCGCGCCGGAACCTCCCGCTGCATCCGCTGCGCCGTGGTCGGGAACGGCGGCATCCTGAGGGACTCCAAGAAGGGCGAGGAGATCGACCGGCACCACTACGTCTTCAG GACAAACGGCGCCATCTTGGCGGGCTTCGAGGAGGACGTGGGGGTCCGCAGCACCCACTACACCTTCTCCACCAACACGCTGATCAACTCCATGAGGAGCTACGCCTCCGCCGGCTACCGAGGGCCGCCGCGGTCTCAG GAAACGCGCTACGTCTTCCTGCCCGACCACGACCGCGACTACCAGATGGTGAAGGCGGCGGCCCGGCGGACCCTCGTCGAGGGAGGACGCGAGCGAGGCAAAGA GTTCCTTCCGTCCCAAACCCTGAAAACCAAACACAAGAACATCTACCGGCCGTCGACCGGCGCCGTCATGCTACTGGCGGCGCTGCACGCGTGCGACCGCGTCAGCGCGTACGGCTTCATGACGCCGCAGTACAAAGATTACTCGGACCACTACTACGACAACAAGTACCGCCCCGTGGGATTCTTCGTCAACCACGACCTGATGCTGGAGATGAACCTGTGGCAGCGGCTGCACCGGGCGGGTCTCATCACACTCTACATGCGCTCCTGA